The following proteins are encoded in a genomic region of Maniola jurtina chromosome 17, ilManJurt1.1, whole genome shotgun sequence:
- the LOC123873977 gene encoding uncharacterized protein LOC123873977 translates to MADKFDIELLISLVKTRSMLWDKSLESHKDLGLRAATWREICKALCPQYETLSKKDKHLYVKSVIKKWTNIRDAWRKSVIETKTKKKMKPYLYHKHLRFLEKNLHNVKESLDLDEEDSKTSGVENEDGEKQEKVEKLERIHKYLSVDSDDSSDAHYTAIADLRDSSTGRKRRVEEIPETESTIQVVDVNNLRSHMEESPHICFIRSLLPTLNKLNDDEVLDFQGGVIQLLQRIRKRGVLSETIPNYGLPSSSIDVNPIKVFNEEI, encoded by the exons ATGGCCGACAAGTTTGACATCGAACTGCTCATCAGCCTCGTGAAGACGCGGAGCATGTTGTGGGACAAGAGCCTGGAGAGCCACAAAGACCTCGGCCTGAGGGCCGCCACTTGGAGGGAGATCTGCAAAGCCCTGTGTCCTCAATACGAGACCCTGTCTAAGAAGGACAAGCACTTGTACG TCAAATCAGTTATAAAGAAGTGGACGAATATCCGAGACGCGTGGAGGAAAAGTGTGATAGAAACAAAAACGAAGAAGAAGATGAAGCCGTACCTATACCACAAGCACTTAAGGTTTCTAGAGAAGAACTTGCATAACGTTAAAGAATCATTAGATCTAGACGAAGAAGATAGTAAGACGAGTGGAGTGGAGAATGAGGACGGAGAGAAACAAGAGAAAGTAGAGAAACTGGAGaggatacataaatatttatccGTTGATAGTGATGATAGCTCTGATGCGCATTATACTGCGATAGCAGATCTCAGGGACAGCTCCACAGGTAGAAAAAGAAGAGTAGAAGAAATACCCGAAACAGAAAGCACCATTCAAGTCGTGGACGTGAATAACTTGCGAAGTCACATGGAAGAAAGTCCTCACATTTGCTTTATCCGAAGTCTTCTTCCCACCCTGAACAAACTCAATGATGACGAGGTGTTGGACTTTCAGGGCGGAGTTATCCAGCTGTTGCAGAGAATAAGAAAGAGAGGAGTTCTCAGTGAAACCATTCCAAATTATGGGCTTCCGTCCTCCAGTATAGATGTTAACCCCATTAAAGTCTTTAACGAGGAAATCTAA